The Microbacterium sp. SORGH_AS_0862 region TGCTCCTTGTCGAGTCCGTCGATGAGGTGCAGCTCGACGATGAGTTCCGGACCCCGCAGGCGGGCGTCGGGGTCGCCGGCGGCGACCGAGAGGTCGAGCACGGCGAGTTCCCCGCCGATGCTCTCCTGCAGCCCCGCGAACACCTCGGGCGACACGGGGCTCGGCTCCCAGGCGTGCCCTTGACCGATGGCCCAGACAGCAGGCCGGCGCAGCACGAACTCCGTGGGCGAGCCCGGGTCGATCACGATCAGATCGGTGTCGTCGCCCGCGGCAGCGAGCGCCGTGCGGATGCCGTCGGCAGGCACCGGCCGCGCGCTGGGATCCCACCGGGCCATGGTCTCGACGGAGCTGAAGACCGGCAGGACGCGGCGCCCGTCGGGTCCGGCGACGGTGACGATCGACAACTCCTGCGTCTTGTCCACGCGCAGTCCGCTGGGGGCCGTGCCCTCGTCCCCCTTCTCGGCGATGAGGGGGATCAGCAGGCGCGCACGGCGATAGGCGTCGACGACGGCGACAGCGTCGCCCTCACCCGCGCGGAAGGCCGTCAGCGCGGCCAGCAGTGCCGCATCCGCCGCGCCGTCGTCACCCGCGTGGGTGTTCGGCTGGAAGCGACGCCCTTCCCAGGGGACCCCCGCGGAGTCGTGTCCGCAGCTCGCGTCAGCGTCCTGCGACATCCAGTGCCTCGGCCAACGTGAACGCGCCGGCGTAAAGGGCCTTGCCCACGATGGCACCTTCGACGCCCAACGGCACCAGCTCGCGAAGCGCGGCGATGTCGTCGAGGCTCGAGATCCCGCCCGAGGCGACGACCGGCTTCGGAGTGCGCGCCGTGACCTCGCGCAGCAGTTCCACGTTGGGCCCCCGCAGCGTGCCGTCCTTGGTGACGTCGGTCACGACGTAGCGGCTGCAGCCCGCGTCCTCGAGGCGGTCGAGCACCGCCCAGAGGTCGCCGCCCTCGCGCGTCCAGCCGCGTGCCGCGAGCGTCGTGCCACGCACGTCCAGCCCGACGGCGACCGCCTCGCCGTAACGGCTGATGACATCCGCCGCCCACTCGGGGTTCTCCAGCGCCGCCGTGCCGAGGTTGATGCGCGTCGCTCCCGACTCGAGCGCGGCGTCGAGGCTCTCGTCGTCGCGGATCCCGCCCGACAACTCGACCTGGACGCCCTTCACCTGCTTGATGACCCGGCGCATCACGGCGGCGTTGCTGCCGCGGCCGAACGCGGCGTCGAGGTCCACGAGGTGGATCCACTGCGCGCCCTGCCGCGCCCACTCGACGGCAGCGTCGACCGGGTCGCCGTAGCTGGTCTCGCTACCGGCCTCCCCCTGGGTGAGGCGGACGGCCTTCCCGTCGGCGACATCGACCGCCGGCAGAAGGATGAGTTCAGGGGTGGACGCGAAATCGTTCATGGCTCCTCGTGCGCTCGCGCACCCGGCGGATCTCCGGCGTGCGGCACGAGGTAAGAGACTACTGGGGTCGCAGCGTGCTGATCCAATTGGCGAGGAGACGGATGCCCGCAGCCCCCGACTTCTCGGGGTGGAACTGCGTGGCGCTGAGCGGTCCGTTCTCCACCGCAGCCAGGAACGGGGAGCCGTGCGTGGCCCATGTGAGCACCGGCTCGGCGAACGGTGCCTGGGGCGGCATCGTCCACTGCTGCGCAGCGAAGGAGTGCACGAAGTAGAAACGCTCCTCCTCGAGCCCCGCGAACAGGCGCGAGCCCGCATCCGGCGAGACCGTGTTCCAGCCCATGTGCGGCAGAACGGGCGCGTCGAGCTCGGTCACCGTGCCCGGCCACTCCCCCAGCCCGTCGGTCGCTTCACCGCGCTCGACGCCGTGCTCGAAGAGCACCTGCATACCGACGCAGATGCCGAGCACCGCTCGTCCGCCCGCCAACCGCCGCCCGATGAGTTCGTCGCCCTTGCTCGCGCGCAGCGACTCCGCCACCGCACGGAACGCTCCGACGCCCGGCACGAGCAGTCCGTCGGCATCCTGGATGAGTCCGCGGTCGGCGGTGAGCCGTGCGTCGGCGCCGGCTGCGGCCAGAGCCTTCACTGCGGAGTGGACGTTTCCCGACCCGTAGTCGAGGACGGCGACCAGCGGCGCGTCGCTCACAGGGCGCCCTTCGTGCTCGGGATGCCGTCGACGAGGGGGTCGAGAGCCTTGGCCTGACGGAACGCACGTGCGAACGCCTTGAACTCCGCCTCGGCGATGTGGTGCGGGTCACGGCCGCCCAGTACGCGCACGTGCACCGTCAGAGCGGCGTTGTAGGCGATCGCCTCGAAGGCGTGGCGCACGAGCGACCCGGTGAAGTGACCGCCGATCAGGTGGAAGGCATACCCGTCGGGCTCGCCGTCGTGCACGAGGTAGGGACGGCCGCTGATGTCCACCACCGCCTGCGCGAGCGCCTCGTCGAGCGGCACGAGGGCGTCGCCGTAGCGTGCGATGCCGCTCTTGTCTCCCAGAGCGGCACGGATCGCCTGACCGAGCACGATCGATACGTCTTCCACGGTGTGGTGGGCGTCGATGTGGGTGTCACCCGTGGCCCGCACCGTCAGATCGGTGAGCGAGTGCTTCGCGAACGCCGTCAGCAGGTGGTCGAAGAAGGGGACGCTCGTCGAGATCGAGCTCTTCCCGGTGCCGTCGAGGTCGAGCGAGAGCTCGATCTGCGACTCGCTCGTGGCCCGGCTGAGCTCTGCGGTGCGGTGCGATACGGGCTGCGCGGTCATGCCTGCGAGTCTATCGACGCCATGGCCGCCAGGAACGCCGTCGTCTCGGCCTCCGTCCCCGCGGTGACGCGCAGGTGGCCGGGGATGCCGACGTCGCGGATGAGGACGCCGCGCTCGTACAGCGCCTGCCACACGGCCGCGGGGTCGGCGACACCGCCGAACAGGACGAAATTGGTCCATGACTCGTGCGGGCGGTACCCCATCGCGGCCAGCTCGCGGCTGATGCGATCGCGCTGGGCGACGATCTCATCGACCATGCCGAGCATCGTGTCGGCGTGACGCAGCGCGGCCTCCGCGGCCGCCTGGGTCAGCGCGCTGAGGTGGTACGGCAGCCGCACCAGGCGAAGAGCGTCGACGACGGCGGGGTCGGCAGCCAGATAGCCGACCCGCGCGCCCGCGAAGGCGAACGCCTTGCTCATCGTCCGGGAGACGACGAGCCGCTCGCGTCCGGGCAGGAGCGAGACCGCCGACGCGGTGTCACGCGGAGCGAACTCCTGATAAGCCTCGTCGACGATCACGATGCCGCGGCTGGCCGCGTACACCGCCTCGATGACGTCGAGCGTCATGGGCGTGCCGGTCGGATTGTTCGGCGCGCAGAGGAAGATCACATCCGGGTCCGCCCGACGCACCTGCTCTGCGGCGGACGCGGCGCTCAGGCTGTAGTCCGCGGCCCGGGTGCCTGCGACCCAGTCCGCCCCCGTCGCGCGGGTGAGCAGCGGGTACATCGAGTACGTCGGCGCGAAGCCGAAGGCGGTGCGCCCAGGACCTGCGAAAGCCTGCAGGACGTGCTGCAGGACCTCGTTGGACCCGTTCGCCGCCCAGATCTGCTCCGCCACGAGACCGCCGCCGAGATAGCCTGCGAAAGCCTCCCGCAAGCGGGTGAACTCGCGATCGGGGTAGCGATTGACCTGTTCGAGAGCGGCGCCGATCGACGCGAGGATGTCGGACGCGACATCTGCCGGGACCGGATGCGTGTTCTCGTTGACGTTCAACGCCACCGGGAGCGGCGCTTGGGGTGCACCGTAGGGCTTGAGTCCGCGCAGGTCGTCGCGGATCGGCAAATCGTCGAGGCTGATCGTCACGCGGTCCATCGTAGAACCGAGCGGGACCTCACTCGCCCGAGGTGTACTCCGCCGGGATGGCCAGACGCTGGCCCGCGCTCACCTGCGCGCCCGGCAGGGTGTTGAGCCGCATGATCGCGTCGACGACATCGCGCGGGTCGTCTTGCGGGGCGACCTCTTCCGCGATCGACCACAGCGACTCCCCCGCCATCACGGTGACCATCTCGAACGAACCGGCGGCCGCTCCGGGCTCGTGGGAGGCCAGAGCGGATCCGCCGCTGATCACTCCGACGGCCAGCGCCGCGATGACGGGCAGAGCGACGAGCCAGGCGAGCACCCGACGACCGCGCGCCGTCAGGCGCAGGCGGGTGGCGACGGGGGCGGCGAACTCGATCGTGCTCATGACGACTCCTTCAGGACGGGAAGAGATTCGTACCCGGCCCTCCGGCCGGGACAGCCGGGTACGAACTTCTCTTCCGAAGCTATCTTCGATTTACGGTACTGTCAAGCGATCGCGAAGCCGGTCGAGTTTCGAAGACGACACGCCCTTCAGAAGGGCGGGATCCCCGCCGATCCCCGCTACGGTTTCGCTGAAGAGACCGAATCACCGACCTCCGACATTCGAACGGAACAGACCCGACGGGAGTGCCGCATGGCCACCAACCAGAAGCCGCAGACCCGCCGGCGCAAGAGCCTCAGCGACAAGCAGCTCGCGATCCTCGAGGTCATCCAGCACTCGATCGCACGCCACGGCTACCCGCCGAGCATGCGCGAGATCGGGGATGCGGTCGGGCTGAAGTCGCTCTCGAGCGTCACGCACCAGCTCAACCAGCTGGAGCTCTCCGGCTATCTCCGGCGCGACCCCGGCAAGACGCGTGCGATGGAGGTCCTGATCGATCTGCCGGGCACCGCCGCCGAGAACCCGGCCGACGCCGCACCCGCCGTGGGCGACGCCGCGCTGGTTCCGCTCGTGGGGCGTATCGCGGCGGGTGTGCCGATCACGGCCGACCAGCACGTCGAAGAGATCTTCCCACTGCCCCGCCAGCTCGTGGGCAAGGGCGATCTGTTCATGCTGAAGGTGTCGGGAGACTCGATGATCGACGCCGCGATCTGCGACGGCGACTGGGTTGTGGTCCGTTCGCAGCCGACGGCGGAGAACGGCGACATCGTCGCCGCGATGCTCGACGGGGAGGCGACCGTGAAGACGTTCCGGCGCCGCGACGGACACGTATGGCTGCTGCCGCGCAACACGGCCTTCGAGCCGATCCTCGGCGACGATGCCGTCGTCCTCGGCAAGGTCGTCGCTCTGATGCGCGCGGTCTGAGTCGCCGACTCTCGCCCGTTCGGCTGGGCGGGCCCCGGGCTGCCGCGTAGCGTGGGGGGATGACCGCCCCCATCCCCTACGGTTCCTGGCCCTCGCCCGTCTCCGCCGCCGATGTCGCGAGCGCCTCCACGCGCTTCGACGGTGCGCGGTTCATCGGCGAGGAGATCTGGTGGGCGCAGTCGGTGCCGGAGGAGGGCGGCCGCATGGCGGTGCGCCGCCGGCGCGACGGCCGGACTGCGGACGTCCTTCCCGCTCCCTGGAGCGCCCGGTCCCGGGTGCACGAGTACGGCGGCGGCGCGTGGTGCGCGGCTGAGGACGGGCGACTGTTCTTCGTGGAAGGAAGCGATCAGCGCGTCTACCTCCTCGGCACGGACGGCGCCCCGACCCCGCTCACGGCAGAGGAGGTCGGCACGGCGTTCGGCGGCCTTGTGTGGGCGTCCGGCCGACTGCTCGCGGTGCGCGAGCGCGCCGCCGCATCCGGCGGCGAGCGCGCGATCGTCGAGATCTCGCTGGACGGCGCCGGTGCTCGGGTCGTCGCGCGCGGTGACGACTTCGTCGCCCAGCCGGCGCTGTCTCCCGACGGCCGCCGTCTCGCATGGATCGGATGGAATCACCCCGATCTGCCGTGGGACCGCACCCGTCTGCACGTCGCACGTCTGCGCGACGGCGTGGTCTTCGATGAGATCAGCGTCACGGACGGCGCCGCCTCGGCGCTCCAGCCGTTGTGGACCGGCTCCGACGAGCTGCTCTACCTCGATGACACGTCCGGCCGCTGGCAGGTGCAGCGCGTGCGACCCGATACCGGGGAGCGCAGCGTCCTGACCCACGACGACGCCGACACGGGCGGCGCGCTGTGGACGCTCGGGATGCGGTGGTTCGCGCCGCTCGAGGACGGACGGATCGTCGCTGTGCGCACGAACGGCGAGGACTCGGTGGTGGTGATCGATCCTGCCGACGGCACGATCCGCTCCGTCGGCGTGGACGGTGCCTCCCAGACATTCCTCGAGGATGCGCGCGGTACGCGCCTGCTCGTCACGACGGCTTCCGCATCCGCCCCGCTCGGACTCTGGCTCGTGGATGCGGACGGCGCAGCACCGCCGGAACGGCTGGCCGGCGACGACCTCTCCGCACTCGAAGCGTGGTTGCCCGCACCCCGCGCGATGACCGCCGACGGAGTCCACGGTCCCGTGCACGCCTACTTCTACCCGCCGACGCATCCGGAGCTCCGCGGGCCCGACGACGAGCTCGCCCCCTGCCTCGTGTGGGTGCACGGCGGTCCGACCGCGCACGTGGGTCCCGCTGCGTCCCGCAAGATCGCGTACTTCACGAGCCGCGGCATCGGGGTCCTCGATGTCAACTACTCCGGCTCGACCGGCTACGGGCGCGCCTACCGTGAGCGGTTGCGCGGCCAGTGGGGCGTCGCCGACGTGGACGACGTGATCGCGGCGGCCCGACACCTCGCCGCGGCAGGTCTCGCCGATCCGGAACGGCTCGCGATCGAAGGCGGATCCGCGGGCGGCTGGACGGTGCTCTCGGCCCTCACGCGCGGCGACGTCTTCGCCGCAGGCGTCTCGCGGTACGGCGTCGGCGACGCGCGCGCCCTCGTCGCGGATACGCACGACTTCGAGTCGCGCTATCTCGACGGGCTCATCGGCCCCCTGCCGGAGACGGCTGACGTCTACATCGAACGCTCGCCGCTGACGCACCCCGACCGCTTCCGTGTGCCGTTGCTGATCCTCCAAGGCACGGAGGATCGCGTCGTCCCGCCCGCGCAGGCCGAGGCCATCCGGGACGCTCTGCGCCACCAGGGGGTCCCCCACGCGTACGTCCTGTACGACGGCGAGGGGCACGGGTTCCGTCGCCGCGAGACGACGATCGACGCGCTCACGTCTGAGCTCGCGTTCCTCGGCGAGGTGTTCGGCTTCGCCACGGACGCACCCGAGCTGCCGCTGTCGATCGGCGCGTTGCGCATCGCCGACGGCCCGGACGGGCGAACGGTGCGCATCGACCCCGAGAGCGACACCGTGCACGCGGAGCGCGACCTGCGCGTGGTCGTCTCGCGCGAGCCCCTGCGTCCGCTCTTCGCCCGCCCGCACACCTCTGGCTGGGCCGAGACCCTGCGAGGGGCGGGCTTCACGGCGACGGCGGACGATCCGGACCTGTTCGTCCTGCTCCCCGCCCTCGACGGGGAATGACGCACTCTCAGGCCAGGAAGGCCTCGAGCCTGCCGGCGAGCGCGGCGCCGACGCGGGCGTGGAGGGCCGTGCCCTCCGCCTCGTGCGTCTCCTCGTAGATCATCCCGTGCTCGTGCACGGCCGAGACGAGGTCGCCGCGATCGTAGGGCAGCAGCACCCGCAACTCGACCTCCGGCAGGGGAAGCGCATCCTCGATGACCTGCCGGAGCTCGTCGATGCCCTCGCCCGTGCGAGACGACACGAACACGGCTGACGGCACGAGGCCCCGCAGCAGCAGCCGCGCGTCGTCGTCGATGAGGTCCGCCTTGTTGAACACGACGATCTCACGCGTGTCACGCGCCCCCACATCGCCGATCACGTCGTGGACGGTCGCGAGTTGAGCCGCGGGATCGGGGTGCGAGCCGTCGACGACATGCACGATGACATCGGCGTCCCCGACCTCTTCCAGCGTGGAACGGAACGCCTCGACCAGCTGGTGCGGGAGGTTGCGGACGAAGCCGACGGTGTCGGTCAGCGTGTAGATCCGCCCGTCTTCGGTCACCGAGCGGCGGACGGTCGCATCCAGCGTGGCGAACAACGCGTTCTCGACGAGGACGCCGGCGCGTGTGAGGCGGTTCAAGAGGCTCGACTTGCCGGCGTTCGTGTATCCGGCGATCGCGACAGCGGGAATCGTATTGCGCTTGCGCTCTGCGCGCTTGGCGTCGCGGGCCGGAGCGAAGTCGCGGATCTGACGACGCAGCTGCGCCATCCGGGTGCGGATGCGGCGGCGATCGAGCTCGATCTTCGTCTCACCGGGGCCGCGGGAACCCATGCCTGCGCCGCCGGCGCCGACCTGGCCACCGGCCTGCCGGCTCATCGACTCTCCCCAACCGCGCAGACGCGGAAGGAGGTACTCGAGCTGCGCGAGCTCGACCTGGGCCTTGCCCTCACGGCTCTTCGCGTGCTGGCTGAAGATGTCGAGGATCACCGTCGTGCGATCGATCACCTTGACCTTGACGACGTCTTCGAGCGCACGCCGCTGGCTCGCGGCGAGCTCGGTGTCGGCGATGACGGTGTCGGCGCCGACGGCGGCGACGATGTCGCGCAGCTCCTCCGCCTTGCCGCGGCCGATGTACGTCGCGGGGTCAGGATGCGGCCTGCGCTGAAGCACGCCGTCCAGCACGACGGCGCCTGCCGTCTCGGCGAGGGCCGCGAGCTCACGCAGCGAGTTCTCGGCGTCCTCGGTCGCACCCTGCGGGTGGACACCCACGAGGACGACGTTCTCGAGCCGCAGCTGGCGGTACTCGACCTCCGTGACGTCCTCGAGCTCAGTGGACAGGCCGCCGACGCGGCGCAGCGCCTGACGCTCCTCGCGGTCGAACTGCTCACCGTCGCCGAAGCCGTCCGCGACGGTCGCCGCATCCTGCAGCGCCTGCGCTCCGGCCAGAGGGCCGCGCATCCGTGCGCGAGAATCCGCTCGCGAGAGCACCCGGTCGACGTCGTCGAGCCGCTGCTCGTCGGTGGACGGGGGTGTTTCTGTCATCGTTTCCTTTCGGGGCGTCTCGCGCCCGCTCACTCTAGCCTCCCGCCTTCGGAGACTTACCGCTACGCTTCGTGTATGGGGAGTGACCACTACTTCACCGCGTCACCCGCCAGTCCCGAGAACCTCCGCACCATTCGTGTCACCGTGGCCGGTCGCGACATCGACGTGACGACGGCCGGCGGAGTGTTCAGCCCGGATCGACTGGATGCGGGCACCGCGGTGCTGCTGGGCAACACGCCGCCGCCTCCCGCCGGCGGCCACTTCCTCGACCTCGGATGCGGCTGGGGACCGATATCGATCTCGCTGGCACTCTCGTCGCCACACGCCACGGTGTGGGCTGTCGATGTCAACCAGCGCGCCCTCGATCTCGTCCGCCGCAACGCGCAGAACCTCGGCCTCACGAATGTCAACGCTGTGACCCCCGATGATGTTCCCGAGGACATCGCCTTCCGGACCATCCGCTCGAACCCCCCGATCCGTGTCGGCAAGAACGAACTGCACGGCATGCTCGAACGGTGGATCCCCCGACTGGACGAGCGCTCGGACGCGTGGCTCGTCGTCGCCCGCAACCTCGGCGCCGATTCGCTGCAGCGCTGGCTCGCCGCATCCTTTCCCGCCGGCTTCAGCGTGCACCGCACAGCGACGGCACGCGGTTTCCGCGTGCTCAAAATCCGTCGCCACGGAGCCGAGGCGACCGCTCCCATCACGTTGCCCTGACGGTGATACGCTCGCCTCACAACGACTGACGGGCTGAGGGCGCAGTTCGGGCGGGGGATGCGCCGATCGGAGTTCCCCCATGCCCTCTTCCTCCTCCGTCGGCATCCGCTCGTACCGCGCCCTGCCGCGCATCGCGGGTTGGGACTATCTCGTCGCCACGAGCCTGGGCCGCCTTCCCCTGTCGATGGTCCCGCTCGCCGTCCTGACGCTCGTGACCTCTGCCACGGGGTCGATCGCCGTCGGCGGCTTCGCCGCCGCAGCAGCCGCGATCGGCGAGGCCGTGGGCGCTCCCTCCTCCGGGGCGATCGCCGACCGCATCGGGCAACGTCCGGTGCTCCTCGTCGGCGTCGTCGTGCACGTCGCACTGCTCCTCGTCCTGACGTGGGGCGCAGGGCACGTCTCCGACGCCGGGACCGTCGCTCTTGCCGCCGGGATCGGGCTGAGCCTTCCGCAGGTCGGCGCGTTCTCCCGCACACGGTGGCTCTCGCTCGCGCCGGACGATCTGCCGACCGCGTTCGCCTTCGAGGGCGTCGTCGACGAGATCTCCTACATCTTCGGACCCGCCATCGTGGGCCTCACCGCCGCGTTCGTGTCACCGCAGGCGGCCACGCTGCTCGCCGGCGCGCTCGTGGTCGCCTTCGCGACGCAGTTCGCCGTGCACCGCACGCACCGAAGCGTGCCGCGGCGGCGACAGGCGCCGCCGCGGGCAGCAGCCCCCGCCCGGCGCCGGACCCTGCTGGTCACCGCGCTGGTCGGAATGCTGGCGATGGGCACGTTCTTCGGCGCGAGCCAGACGGGTCTCACCGCCTTCGCGGAACGCATCGGCATCCCGGATGCGGGTGCGCTCCTGTACGCCGTCATGGCGGTGGGCTCGGCGATCACGACGCTGTCGATGGTGCTGGTCCCCGAGCGGATCGGCACCTGGACACGATGGAGCGTGGCCGCCTGCGGCATGACCCTGGGCGCGTCGCTCATGCTCGTCGCCGACGACGTCGTCTGGATCATCGGCGCGGGACTCGTCGCCGGCGCGTTCCAGGGTCCCCTGCTGCTGACGATCTTCCGTGTCGTGGGCGACGCCGCCGACGAAGGGCGCGCCGGCATCCTGCTGACCCTCACCACCAGCGGCATCGTGCTCGGCATCGCCGCGGGCTCCGCACTGTCCGGGCTCCTCGCGCAGAACCTGGGAGCCGCCGCGGGGTTCGCGCCCGTGGTCACGGCGACGCTCGTCCTGCTCGTGATGGGTGTGGTGGGCGCCGCGTCCGCGAGGGGCGGAGCACGCCCCGCATCCCGCTAGGCGAGCGTCACCTCGCCGTGGAAGACCAGTGACGCGGGCCCCGACAGCAGCACGTGCCCGTCATGCATGCGAACGCCCAGCGTACCGCCGGGCACGTCCACGACCCACGCCTCGGGCGCGGCCGGGCCTGCCCAGTGGCGCACCGCGAGCGCTGCGGCGGCCACGCCGGTGCCGCAGCTGAGCGTCTCGCCGACGCCCCGCTCGAAGACCCGCATCCGGATGCCGCCCACGCCACCCACGACGAGGGGGTCGCTCGGAACGACGAACTCGATGTTCGCACCGGCGGGCGGCTGAGGGTCGAGCAGGGGCTGCACCGTCAGGTCGAGCGCTTCCAGTTCGGCCTCGGAGGACAGCGCCACGACGACGTGGGGATTGCCCACATCCACCGGCTGGCCCGGACGCGCCACATCCAGGCCGCGGGCACGCACGAGCACGTCGGACTCGTCGACGATCCACTCCCCCAGATCGACTTCGAAGCCGCGTTCGCTGCGCGTGAGCGTCTTGACACCGGCACGGGTGCCGATGCGCAGCGGCGCGTCGAGCGACGCGAGGTTCTGCTCCTCGAGGAAGCGCGCGAACACGCGCGTGCCGTTGCCGCACATCTCGGCCTTCGAGCCGTCCGCGTTGCGGTAGTCCATGAACCACTCGGCACCGACCCGCGCGGCATCGGCTCCCTCCGGGATCCGCGCTGAACGCACGACGCGCAGG contains the following coding sequences:
- a CDS encoding SseB family protein; amino-acid sequence: MSQDADASCGHDSAGVPWEGRRFQPNTHAGDDGAADAALLAALTAFRAGEGDAVAVVDAYRRARLLIPLIAEKGDEGTAPSGLRVDKTQELSIVTVAGPDGRRVLPVFSSVETMARWDPSARPVPADGIRTALAAAGDDTDLIVIDPGSPTEFVLRRPAVWAIGQGHAWEPSPVSPEVFAGLQESIGGELAVLDLSVAAGDPDARLRGPELIVELHLIDGLDKEQLDAVLARLARRWSVDDRIAVLVDSLTVKLRRSR
- the priA gene encoding bifunctional 1-(5-phosphoribosyl)-5-((5-phosphoribosylamino)methylideneamino)imidazole-4-carboxamide isomerase/phosphoribosylanthranilate isomerase PriA; its protein translation is MNDFASTPELILLPAVDVADGKAVRLTQGEAGSETSYGDPVDAAVEWARQGAQWIHLVDLDAAFGRGSNAAVMRRVIKQVKGVQVELSGGIRDDESLDAALESGATRINLGTAALENPEWAADVISRYGEAVAVGLDVRGTTLAARGWTREGGDLWAVLDRLEDAGCSRYVVTDVTKDGTLRGPNVELLREVTARTPKPVVASGGISSLDDIAALRELVPLGVEGAIVGKALYAGAFTLAEALDVAGR
- the hisH gene encoding imidazole glycerol phosphate synthase subunit HisH, with protein sequence MSDAPLVAVLDYGSGNVHSAVKALAAAGADARLTADRGLIQDADGLLVPGVGAFRAVAESLRASKGDELIGRRLAGGRAVLGICVGMQVLFEHGVERGEATDGLGEWPGTVTELDAPVLPHMGWNTVSPDAGSRLFAGLEEERFYFVHSFAAQQWTMPPQAPFAEPVLTWATHGSPFLAAVENGPLSATQFHPEKSGAAGIRLLANWISTLRPQ
- the hisB gene encoding imidazoleglycerol-phosphate dehydratase HisB, whose product is MTAQPVSHRTAELSRATSESQIELSLDLDGTGKSSISTSVPFFDHLLTAFAKHSLTDLTVRATGDTHIDAHHTVEDVSIVLGQAIRAALGDKSGIARYGDALVPLDEALAQAVVDISGRPYLVHDGEPDGYAFHLIGGHFTGSLVRHAFEAIAYNAALTVHVRVLGGRDPHHIAEAEFKAFARAFRQAKALDPLVDGIPSTKGAL
- a CDS encoding histidinol-phosphate transaminase, with protein sequence MDRVTISLDDLPIRDDLRGLKPYGAPQAPLPVALNVNENTHPVPADVASDILASIGAALEQVNRYPDREFTRLREAFAGYLGGGLVAEQIWAANGSNEVLQHVLQAFAGPGRTAFGFAPTYSMYPLLTRATGADWVAGTRAADYSLSAASAAEQVRRADPDVIFLCAPNNPTGTPMTLDVIEAVYAASRGIVIVDEAYQEFAPRDTASAVSLLPGRERLVVSRTMSKAFAFAGARVGYLAADPAVVDALRLVRLPYHLSALTQAAAEAALRHADTMLGMVDEIVAQRDRISRELAAMGYRPHESWTNFVLFGGVADPAAVWQALYERGVLIRDVGIPGHLRVTAGTEAETTAFLAAMASIDSQA
- a CDS encoding LysM peptidoglycan-binding domain-containing protein, translating into MSTIEFAAPVATRLRLTARGRRVLAWLVALPVIAALAVGVISGGSALASHEPGAAAGSFEMVTVMAGESLWSIAEEVAPQDDPRDVVDAIMRLNTLPGAQVSAGQRLAIPAEYTSGE
- the lexA gene encoding transcriptional repressor LexA translates to MATNQKPQTRRRKSLSDKQLAILEVIQHSIARHGYPPSMREIGDAVGLKSLSSVTHQLNQLELSGYLRRDPGKTRAMEVLIDLPGTAAENPADAAPAVGDAALVPLVGRIAAGVPITADQHVEEIFPLPRQLVGKGDLFMLKVSGDSMIDAAICDGDWVVVRSQPTAENGDIVAAMLDGEATVKTFRRRDGHVWLLPRNTAFEPILGDDAVVLGKVVALMRAV
- a CDS encoding prolyl oligopeptidase family serine peptidase, with protein sequence MTAPIPYGSWPSPVSAADVASASTRFDGARFIGEEIWWAQSVPEEGGRMAVRRRRDGRTADVLPAPWSARSRVHEYGGGAWCAAEDGRLFFVEGSDQRVYLLGTDGAPTPLTAEEVGTAFGGLVWASGRLLAVRERAAASGGERAIVEISLDGAGARVVARGDDFVAQPALSPDGRRLAWIGWNHPDLPWDRTRLHVARLRDGVVFDEISVTDGAASALQPLWTGSDELLYLDDTSGRWQVQRVRPDTGERSVLTHDDADTGGALWTLGMRWFAPLEDGRIVAVRTNGEDSVVVIDPADGTIRSVGVDGASQTFLEDARGTRLLVTTASASAPLGLWLVDADGAAPPERLAGDDLSALEAWLPAPRAMTADGVHGPVHAYFYPPTHPELRGPDDELAPCLVWVHGGPTAHVGPAASRKIAYFTSRGIGVLDVNYSGSTGYGRAYRERLRGQWGVADVDDVIAAARHLAAAGLADPERLAIEGGSAGGWTVLSALTRGDVFAAGVSRYGVGDARALVADTHDFESRYLDGLIGPLPETADVYIERSPLTHPDRFRVPLLILQGTEDRVVPPAQAEAIRDALRHQGVPHAYVLYDGEGHGFRRRETTIDALTSELAFLGEVFGFATDAPELPLSIGALRIADGPDGRTVRIDPESDTVHAERDLRVVVSREPLRPLFARPHTSGWAETLRGAGFTATADDPDLFVLLPALDGE
- the hflX gene encoding GTPase HflX, with translation MTETPPSTDEQRLDDVDRVLSRADSRARMRGPLAGAQALQDAATVADGFGDGEQFDREERQALRRVGGLSTELEDVTEVEYRQLRLENVVLVGVHPQGATEDAENSLRELAALAETAGAVVLDGVLQRRPHPDPATYIGRGKAEELRDIVAAVGADTVIADTELAASQRRALEDVVKVKVIDRTTVILDIFSQHAKSREGKAQVELAQLEYLLPRLRGWGESMSRQAGGQVGAGGAGMGSRGPGETKIELDRRRIRTRMAQLRRQIRDFAPARDAKRAERKRNTIPAVAIAGYTNAGKSSLLNRLTRAGVLVENALFATLDATVRRSVTEDGRIYTLTDTVGFVRNLPHQLVEAFRSTLEEVGDADVIVHVVDGSHPDPAAQLATVHDVIGDVGARDTREIVVFNKADLIDDDARLLLRGLVPSAVFVSSRTGEGIDELRQVIEDALPLPEVELRVLLPYDRGDLVSAVHEHGMIYEETHEAEGTALHARVGAALAGRLEAFLA
- a CDS encoding class I SAM-dependent methyltransferase encodes the protein MGSDHYFTASPASPENLRTIRVTVAGRDIDVTTAGGVFSPDRLDAGTAVLLGNTPPPPAGGHFLDLGCGWGPISISLALSSPHATVWAVDVNQRALDLVRRNAQNLGLTNVNAVTPDDVPEDIAFRTIRSNPPIRVGKNELHGMLERWIPRLDERSDAWLVVARNLGADSLQRWLAASFPAGFSVHRTATARGFRVLKIRRHGAEATAPITLP
- a CDS encoding MFS transporter encodes the protein MPSSSSVGIRSYRALPRIAGWDYLVATSLGRLPLSMVPLAVLTLVTSATGSIAVGGFAAAAAAIGEAVGAPSSGAIADRIGQRPVLLVGVVVHVALLLVLTWGAGHVSDAGTVALAAGIGLSLPQVGAFSRTRWLSLAPDDLPTAFAFEGVVDEISYIFGPAIVGLTAAFVSPQAATLLAGALVVAFATQFAVHRTHRSVPRRRQAPPRAAAPARRRTLLVTALVGMLAMGTFFGASQTGLTAFAERIGIPDAGALLYAVMAVGSAITTLSMVLVPERIGTWTRWSVAACGMTLGASLMLVADDVVWIIGAGLVAGAFQGPLLLTIFRVVGDAADEGRAGILLTLTTSGIVLGIAAGSALSGLLAQNLGAAAGFAPVVTATLVLLVMGVVGAASARGGARPASR